A window of the Hydrogenobacter hydrogenophilus genome harbors these coding sequences:
- a CDS encoding NADH-quinone oxidoreductase subunit N, with translation MNWNAILPELLLSIGILVVFFLELFLSRKHYKLLIFVAGLVPLLSVLSLFLVQTPTQAFFGVLYTDTYSLIAKGLIYIITGLSLFASYDYFLKKSSEYGELAYLVLLASLGLSLLVSSANLALLFLSLELASITMYILIGTFKGEYLSKEASYKYLVIGSIGTAMLAFGSAFYYGAVGSLTLKQYSQDNTLFLLGMFLILSALALKVSSVPFHFWTPDAYEGAPTPITAYISTAPKIALYFLLSKMAMLFSQMKAWVLLVILLSVLSMFYAGLIAYVQRSVKRLLAYSSVAHAGYFLLGVVVWDKFLNSAMLFYLSVYAFASFGSFVILAVLEKRENFTHHFMDYRGLGRYDTLLAVFLSLFLFAMIGIPPMALFIGKLGIFAGLIKLGFLPLALLFLLASLISAGYYLKVIVYMFMEGRERKWQKAEISVGEALVILVCAMAVVSLGLFPNALYDLILKGL, from the coding sequence GTGAACTGGAATGCTATTCTGCCCGAACTCCTGCTTTCAATAGGTATCCTCGTGGTGTTCTTTCTTGAACTTTTCTTGAGCAGGAAACATTACAAACTGCTCATTTTTGTAGCAGGACTCGTTCCTTTACTGAGCGTGCTTTCCCTGTTTTTAGTACAAACACCTACACAAGCTTTCTTTGGTGTTCTTTACACAGACACTTACAGTCTTATTGCCAAGGGCTTGATATATATTATCACGGGCTTGAGTCTTTTTGCGAGTTATGACTACTTTCTCAAAAAAAGTTCAGAGTACGGTGAGCTTGCGTATCTTGTACTTTTGGCTTCTTTAGGACTTTCTCTTCTTGTTTCTTCTGCTAACTTAGCACTTCTCTTTTTATCCTTGGAACTTGCATCAATAACCATGTACATACTCATAGGTACTTTTAAAGGAGAATACCTTTCAAAGGAAGCGTCTTATAAGTATCTGGTTATAGGTAGCATAGGTACAGCCATGTTAGCCTTTGGAAGTGCCTTTTACTACGGTGCTGTAGGTAGCCTAACGCTTAAGCAATATTCACAAGATAATACTCTTTTCTTATTGGGTATGTTCCTGATCCTTTCCGCTTTGGCTCTTAAGGTTTCTTCCGTTCCCTTCCACTTTTGGACACCAGACGCTTATGAAGGGGCTCCTACACCTATAACTGCTTACATATCAACAGCTCCTAAGATTGCTCTCTACTTCTTGCTTTCTAAGATGGCTATGCTCTTTTCACAGATGAAAGCGTGGGTGCTTTTAGTGATCCTTCTGTCTGTTCTCTCCATGTTCTACGCTGGATTGATAGCCTATGTTCAGAGGTCTGTAAAGAGACTTTTGGCATACTCTTCTGTAGCACATGCAGGCTACTTTTTGCTGGGCGTAGTTGTATGGGATAAATTTTTAAACTCCGCTATGCTCTTTTATCTGTCCGTCTATGCTTTTGCATCCTTTGGCTCTTTTGTAATACTTGCGGTTCTTGAAAAAAGGGAGAACTTTACGCACCACTTTATGGACTATAGGGGACTTGGAAGGTACGATACGCTTTTAGCGGTGTTTCTGTCCCTTTTTCTATTTGCCATGATAGGGATACCACCCATGGCTCTCTTTATAGGCAAGCTGGGTATCTTTGCAGGTCTTATAAAGCTCGGATTTTTGCCTCTGGCTTTGCTTTTCTTACTGGCAAGCCTTATATCCGCAGGGTATTATCTTAAGGTGATAGTTTATATGTTTATGGAAGGCAGGGAAAGAAAGTGGCAAAAGGCAGAAATATCTGTGGGAGAAGCTCTTGTTATATTAGTGTGTGCGATGGCTGTAGTGTCTTTAGGCCTTTTCCCCAATGCTCTTTATGACCTTATACTCAAAGGGCTATGA